Part of the Spinacia oleracea cultivar Varoflay chromosome 5, BTI_SOV_V1, whole genome shotgun sequence genome, CTTCTATACAAATCTGTACAAGGGAGTTCTAGACACTTCCATGCTAGAACCTTCTAGGCAAAACCAAGCTAGAATGCCCAAGATAACTCCGGAGCACCACCGAAAAGCTTGCTGCACCATCGGTCCGGGCCTCAACAATTCTGGCCCGACCATTCAAGGAAATAGACAAGATTGAAGCTCCTTGCTTGGGTTCGGTTATCATTAAATGTATAGCTTTGGGTATTGAAGTGAAGATACTTGCATAAATAGAAACTTCGGGCGTAGAATAAACTTTCTGATACGTCAAAAAAGAGATTCTACGCCGTAAAGGAAGAGCGTGCCCAATCACTAACCAGGAGGTGGTGTTCATCAAGCCCTCTCTTCGGACTTAACCTAGACCTTTATCCGGCCTAAAAACCCTTTCTATCTAAGCTAGAGTTCCAAAGGCGAAAACTCAAAAACTAGTAAAGGATGCTCGTGTTGTGGTTTTGAGCTCTTTGGCTTGTGTTCTAATAGTAAGCACAGGAAGAAAGCTGAGAGCCTTCTCTAAAAAATAATGAAAGAGCGGGTTCATGGTCCCTAGTCTCCTTTTTTTCTATAATAGAAACCTTTTTTAATTTGATGATAGCAGATATATAGAAAGTGTGCGGTGAAGGATGTTTCGTCAGAAGCAGTCTTTCTTAACTTGGAAAAAGGGCTCAAACAATGCCTGTCCCATTCCGTTGTTGGTCAACAACCAACAAATTTGAACCACCAACTAATTCTAGAGGCTTGACGGAGTTAAGCTGTCTGGAGGGAATCACTAAAAAGAAAACATTATTATGCCTCAACTGGATCAATTTACTTATTTTACACAATTCTTCTGGTCATGCCTCTTCTTCTTTACTTTCTATATTCTAATATGAAATGATAGGGATGGAGTACTTGGGATCAGCAGAATTCTAAAACTACGAAATCAACTGCTTTCGCGCCGGGGGAACAACATCCAAAGCAAGGACCCCAAGAGTTTGGAAGATATCTTGAGAAAAGGTTTTCACACAGGTGTATCCTATATGTACTCTAGTTTATTCGAAGTATCCCAATGGTGTAAGGCCGCCGACTTATttggaaaaaggaagaaaatctCTTTGATCTCTTGTTTCGGAGAAATAAGTGGCTCACGAGGAATGGAAAGAAACATATTCTATTTGATCTCGAAGTCTTCATATAGCACTTCTTCCAATCCTGGATGGGTGATCACTTGTAAGAATGACATAATGCTAATCCATGTTCTACACGGCCAAGGAAGTTTCAAAATATGACCATCATAATGATTTTCTATTGGTCACCTTATTGGTTCTTTGACTTTTGACTTATTTGAGGTATTACCACAGGGtactttttttttccaaataacTCTTGAATTATATTCCCCGGTGCTCTTGCTGTTAATTAGTGTAATTTCTAATGTAGCTTTCGCCGATCCGCGCGGGTCCTCTTATGACCCCGCGGAGTTGAGGCAGCTTATCCAAGCTCAAGTCAACGAGCCCTATAGAGTGGGGGCAAGATCCTGTTGTTTTTGTTCCGGACATTCCTGTATTGGAGCAGCCCTTACTGAGCGATGACCTTAGACGAGCTCAACTTTCTAATATAATAGGCTAGCTCCGCATTCTTTTGTGCAGCAGCTTCCCCTTAAGACTCTCGTTGATCCCGTCTATCAACAGGCGGAGGTCGAAAAAAAGATCGAGGCTTCCCAAAAGCTTCGCTTTAGCGACTACATACCTTATTATCGACGGAATTCGTCCAATACGCTTTTTAGAGGAATTGAACCGCTTAAGGGGAGTTATTTTTTATCCCCAGGGTACTCCCCTTTCGCCAGCCACTTTAGCTCATTATATATGATAAACAAAGTCCGTCAAAGCATTCCTTACCGACGGGTCTACAGGGCAATTCGCAACTATGAATTGTTCATTCAAAAAAtgaataataatcaataaaaggCGTATATGTTGTTCAGGTCGATTAGAAGACCCTTCCAATACTTGCTtgctgaaaataaaagaaagaagGTCCATTTTCCCACGTAGTTCGTCGGTCAAACCAACGATTTGATTCTCAAAGTAATAGAGAGATCTTTTTCTAGTTAGACTTCTATCAATGCAATGAAAGAACCATCCCTTCCTATTTCTTTGTCTTGTCAGATAGAAAGAAAATGAGACCCCAAAGAGCCCCTCTTTAACACTTTAGGGGGTGGGGGTGAAGGGGGGTTTACATACAACTGAGACAAAGTGCTTTATGATTGAATCTCAAAGGCATTCTTTTCATTTGGTAGATCCAAGTCCATGGCCTATTTCGGGTTCACTCGGAGCTTTGGCAACGACCGTAGGAGGTGTGATGTACATGCACTCATTTCAAGGGGGTGCAACACTTCTAAGTTTGGGCCTTATTTTTATCCTATATACCATGTTTGTATGGTGGCGTGATGTTCTACGCGAATCCACGTTAGAAGGACATCATACCAAAGTCGTACAATTAGGACTTCGATATGGTTTTATTTTGTTCATCGTATCGGAGgttatgttcttttttgcttttttttgggCTTTTTCTCATTCTTCTTTGGCACCTGCGGTAGAGATCGGAGGTATTTGGCCTCCAAAAGGGATTTGGGTTTTAGATCCTCGGGAAATCCCTTTTCTTAATACCCTTATTCTTCTTTCATCCGGAGCTGCCGTAACTTGGGCTCATCATGCTATACTCGCGGGGAAGCAAAAACGAGCAGTTTACGCTTTAGTAGCTACCGTTTTACTGGCTCTAGTATTCACAGGCTTTCAAGGAATGGAATATTATGAAGCACCCTTCACTATTTCGGATAGTATTTATGGTTCTACCTTTTTCTTAGCAACAGGCTTTCATGGTTTTCACGTGATTATAGGTACTCTTTTCTTGATTATATGTGGTATTCGCAAATATTTTGGTCATCTGACCAAGGAACATCACGTTGGCTTTGAAGCAGTTGCATGGTACTGGCATTTTGTAGACGTGGTTTGGTTATTCTTATTTGTCTCTATCTATTGGTGGGGAGGTATATGAAGGAACGAATCAGTGGATTGAAGAATGAAAGCTCGAAGACAAAGAGAATCGGGCTTTTCCAAAGAATTACTGCAGCTTTCCCACTCCCTTTGATTATCATATAGAAAAAAGTCTCTTCCACTTTCCTACCCAATCTCTCTGTATTCTGGCACATAAATGAAAGAATCGAAGAGATTATGGCAGATCATGTTCACCAAGAAATGACCCGAAATTGGATCTTGGTCTATTTGatctttttttttaatcgtAATCAAAGATGTTTTATTGTCTCTGGTTTCTTTTCTGAACAAATCGAAGAACCTAATGGATCGAACTCATAGAAAAAACCCTCTGTTATAGCTATTCAAGATAGGAATTAACCTATCTCCACTTTAAAGCATATAACGGCCGGTAGGTATATTAAAAAGGTCGAACTACTATACTAAGCGCTTacctaaaaaagaaaaaaggtatGTATATGGTATATCTCATTTTCCATATTCTATCTACGGAATGGAGATAGGGCAGAGGGGGGGCATAAGCGCGAGAAACGAACTCCGTTAGGACACCTCCTTCTTTTCTTAATACTCGAGTTACTCTAGCTGCTGCCATAAGCTTTGAGTTTAGTGCTTGCTTTCTCAGACTCTACTATCATGGATAGGCTTACTTTGAGAGGCGCTTGCTAGAATAGCTGCTAAGAAGATAAGCTGCAAGAGCGAACTTCCCGCTGCCCAACTCCATAACTAATCTAACCGCAGGGGGAGGAGGGGAATAAAGTGCAAGAAAAAGGAGAGAACACTCGTTTGCCTTAGTCAATCTAACAGTAAGAGTAAGCGCCTTTACTCTTCCCCAAAGAATTTTTTATGCGAGTGCTTGCAGGTTAGCTAAGTTTAGCATTATTGAGCGGGAAAGCTGGAACCGTGCTATCTTGAACCCCGGCTTTCTcacttgtttttgttttgtgcCTTTTAGATATTTCTTAAGCTTAAGCAAGTAAACTACCTTAATGCACTAAGCGTGTAAAcaaaagcttcgcttaagctcAACTTCGAGCTTTAGGGAGTCAACTAccaaaagcttcgcttaagctTAAGCAAGAGAGAATTTTGAGCATCAGAAGCTCTGCAAGCTACCTTAAACATGATATCATTCAGAATAGCCTCTGGATTCCTACAGCTtccttttcattttcattcCTCTGCAACCAGAGATGATAGACGGTCTCAGCAAAGAACATCACGTACAACTTATGCCTATCACCAGTTTTCTTACTCATTTTGATCACAAAATCCAGCTCAACAGTAAAGCTATCAGCTTTTCTAGAGAAATTCTAGAAGGGTAAGAACCTTGTTCCAGATACCAGCAGAAAAGGAACACGAGAAAACGAAATGGTCAACTGATTCAGTTACCACACAGGCAGCAAACATTATGACTCACCACTCTCCATTCAAGTAATCTATCAAGGGTGGGAAGTCTTCTCCAAACAGTAAGCCAAGTAATAAACAAGCTTCTAGGTGATTGTTATTGCAGATCATTCTACCCCAGTTTAATGTGATCGCCGAGCAAATTTCTATACATTGCTTTAATTGAAAATGAGTCATTCTTCACAACCTGGTCCCATCCACCAGCATTAGTCACAAGTGCGAAACTGCCAATAATTTTCTTCAAAGCCCAAGAGCAATTAGTAGGACACGTCAAATCATGAAGACTTCTACCTTTAATGTAATAAGTATCGACCCACTTGCACCATAATCTGTCCTTTTTAAAAGTAATGGCCCAAAGTAGCTTAGTAACTGCTGCTTTGTTCCATAAGCCTATGTCTTTGATATTCAGACCACCGGCAACCCTTGGAAGACATAACTGAGCCCATGAAACTAGAGCTTTCTTTGAAGGATTTTTTTCTCCGGTCCAAAGGAACAACCTGCAAAAAGCTTGAATTTCTTTCATCTTAGGGAGTATGAAAATTTGACACCAGTAGCATGTAAACAACCTAAAGCTCGAAGAGGTTTTGAGCTTAAGCGATCGGAGCGAAGTTTTTGGATTGCAGACTGAGAAGAATCACTTTAACCAACTGTAACCGGCCTGCATATGAAAGAAATTGGGTTGTCCAGCTTTTAGAGAGGGAAGAGCCTTTACTTTAGGTTAGGCCGGTCTCGTCATTCACGCAATTTCCTCGGCCATCGATCGATCGCGCGAGTACGCATCCAGTCATCACATAGCGAACGAAAAAAGCGTTCATCCTGGATTATTTTCCTGAATCCAAATTTCTATCATGATAGCATGCCTATTCATCCGGTCAAAGTCTCCACGGCCTTTTCCTTTTACTGAGAGGTCATGGGCAAAGACCTTCTTTTACACGTCCTCGAGGGCAGCATTCATTCATCACGAGTTTCTTTCGAGGACATGGTATTTGTTCTTGGTGTTGTTTAATAGATGTCGAGTGCCACCTTTCCCTGCCCGAGAATCTCCATCTGCTCTAAGTGGGCGAGCAATTGCATTGCCTTATGTCAGGTTGGTTGTTCAAAAGACTTTCTTTTTACCCCCTAAGCTTCGCATAAGCTGCTACATACCTTGCATTTTCAAATTTTTGAAAGCCCAGACTCATTCTTATGGAGTCCTATTTCAGGTGCAAAGCCTTTTCAATAAAGACCTTTTTCcatttctcattttttttttgaaagaggGAGTTGACTCGCTAAAGCTCGAAGAGCTTAAGGTAGTTTACTTGCTAAAGCTCTTCGAGCTTTTgagcttaagcgaagcttttggAAAGATTAAGCGATCGGAGCGAAGTTTTTGGATAAGCGCTATCTATTGAGTAAAGGGAGGGTTTGCTACAGTGATTCGGTCGGTTCCGGTTCGCCTGCTCTCCTCATAGTCCATTAGTGGGTAGGGTGGTAAACTTAGAGGGCGCCCGCCTCCTCTTCAGACGAGCCTGGTGGTTGTTCGGTTTCCGCTTTTTGGGGCGGGAGTACTTGGTCGTTGGGGTTTCCTTTTCTTCAACCAATTCGGTTGTGTCAGCTCTGAGATTGGTCTAACATTTTCTTATGAGATGGCTGGACAAAGATGGATTGAAAGTAAGATAGATTCATTTGAGTTCAAGTAGTACAGGATCTTCGATCGACCATGGGGCGTATTCTACCCTTCCAAATTTCATTCTATTGAAGCGTAACGTAAAAGCTCCTTCTCATCCTTGTATTTTTTGGTTTGGAAGTTCCAGAATGTTGTCTGTGGATTTTTAACAAACAAAGGACCCTCAATTTCGAATTAGAAAGAAGGGGGCCTTACTTATTCAGGGAAGATGCAAAATATAGAGCTATGCCATTTGATTGATTTGATTCAAGTTCCGTGCTGCTCGCTACTCTCCGAGGCCAAGGACGGGGTCGAACCGTCATTCCAGGATTTGCAGTCCGATACATTTCCATTATGTTACCTAGCCAAACTCGCCACCTCATGTGTCAAAGTCAAATGTTCTTCCTTCCAAAATTGCAAGCACTAAGCGAGTCAACAAAAGCTTCGCTTTAGCTATTACATACCTTGGGTTAACCCTTCAATTTATGTTGCTGTGTTGGAATTTTTCCATTCTGCAAAAATGTTGAGACAGCTGTGCTTCTATTACTTTAGTTCCTAAAGTTTCTAACCCTTCTAATGTTAGGGGCTTAAGGCCTATTGCATGTTGCTCAGCAAAAAGAATTGCAAAGATTCTTACAAATAGGCTTCAGTCTGTTGTTGGTGAAGTAGTGAATTGTTCTCAAATCCGGTTTTCTCCCTGGAAGACATATAGCTGATAATATAATTCTTGCAACTGAACTTATTAAAGGCTATACTAGGAAGAATATTTCTCCTAGATGCATGATAAAAGTGGATCTTCGGAAAGCCTATGATTCCATTGAATGGACCTTTCTTGAAACTGTTCTTAGTGAGTTAGGCTTTTCTCTTTCTTAGATGGATCATGGAATGTGTTCAAACTGTCTCATATTCTATTCTTATGGTAATCCCAGTATTACTGTTCCCGCTAAGAAAGGTCTAAGGCAAGGAGATCCTATCTCTCCCTTTCTTTTTGCCTTAGGTATGGAATATTTATCTAGATGTTTTGATGACCTCACTCACAATCCTGACTTTCATTTTCATCCAAGATGTGAAAAGCTCAACATTACTCACTTAATGTTTGCGGACGACTTGCTACTTTTCTCAAGAGCTGATCATATCCCAGTTGAGCTTATGTTTGATTCTTTCCTGAAGTTCTCTAAGGCCTCTGGTCTTGAATCTGGATAAAAGGAATATTGACCTAGGGGGTGTTTCTACAGAAGTGGCTTGTGACATTCAGAGTATTGTGCATATGGATGTTGGTTCTTTGCCCTTTAAGTACTTAGGGGTTTATCTGCTAAAAAGCTCAACTTCAGTGAATGCAAACCATTAGTTGATAATATTGTTGGCAGAATCAGGTCTTGGTCTGCTAAATGACTTTCATATGCTGGTAGAATGCAGCTAGTTAAATAAGTTCTTACTGTCAAGCCTACTGGACCTTTTGCCTAAGAAAGTCTTAAGAGAGATTCAAAGATGCTGCAGGTTGTTCCTTTGGACAGGGTCTGATAACCCTTCTAAAAAAGCTCCTATATCCTGGGATCAAATGTGCAAGCCAAAAACAGCAGGTGGGCTCAATTTGAAGGAGTTAAGCACTTGGAACAAAGCTGCAACAGCAAAGCTCTTTTGGTTGCTATGAAGAAGGAGAAATTGTGGATTAAGTGGATACCTACTATGTGAAGAGGAAAGATATCTGGAGTATGAACATCTCTCCAGGCCTGTCTTGGATGTTCAAAAAGATTCTGGGGAGTAGAGATGTTTTGGGAGATTATGCTGGTGCTCAGGCCTTTGTTCATCAAGGTCAGTTTGTTATTAGCAAACTGTATAAACGGGATTTTGCTCCTGTTCTATGGAAAAGGTTGCTGTGTAACAACAATGCCAGCCCTAAGAGCATTTTCATCCTTGCCATCATCTCAGAAAGCCTTTGTAGCTCAGATAACCCAGATAGTTGAACCAGTGACATATGCTCAGGCATGTAGAGAGAATAACTGGATACTTGCAATGGAGAAAGAGTGAGAGGCCTTGGACAAGAACAACACTTGGGATATTGTTGATTTACCCAAGGATAAGAAGCCCATTGGATGTAAATGGGTGTTCAAGGTGAAGTTGAAGTCTGATGGATCAATTGAGAGGTTCAAGGCAAGGTTGGTGGCAAAAGGATACAACCAAAAGTATGGGATCGATTTCGAGGAGACATTCTCACCTGTGGTAAAAATGGCTACAATCAGGAGTGTCATTGCACTAGCTGCAAGCAAAGGCTGGAAATTCAATTAGACGTGAACAATGCTTTCCTCCATGGTGATTTGCATGAGGAGGTTTACATGAAACTTCCGGAAGGTATTCCGAACCTAGGAAACAAAGTGTGTAGGCTGAAAAAGTCCTtatatggactaaaacaagcaaGCAGACAGTGGTTCTCAAAGTTGACTCAAGAATGGAAGATGCAAGGGTTTGAACAATCCAAGAATGATGACTCTCTTTTCATCAAGAGATCTGGTTCTGACATAACCTTGGCAGCAGtgtatgtagacgacatgattCTCACTGGAACAAATCATAAAGTCATCTCTGATCTCAAATCTCACTTACACAAGACATTCAGCATCAAAGATTTGGGTATTCTACATTACTTTCTTGGAATTGAGGTTGGATATTCTTCGGATGGAACTCTGACTCAAGGAAAATTCACTAATGAGCTTCTACATGACAGTGGCTTAGAGGATTTCAAACCTGTTGCAACTCCTTTGCCCCTACACTTGAAGTTCTCACTTGATGAAGGTGAATTATTTGCAGAACCAGAAAAGTACAGATGCTTGGTTGGTAAACTGCATTTTCTGGTTAACACCAGACCTGATTTGGCATACACTGTGCAGACTTTAAGTCAATTTATGCACCAACCAAGACAACCACACTATGATGCCTTGGTTCATACTCTCAGATACATCGCTGCAACTGCAGGGCAGGGAAGAAAGTGGAAAGGCAGTGATGAATTGAAATTGCAGGCCTTTTCCGATTCTGACTGGGCATCTTGTCCCGATACAAGGAGATCTGTGACTGGTTATTTTATGATGCTTGGCAACTCTCCCATAAGTTGGAAGTCAAAGGAGCAACCTACTGTGAGTCATCATCTGAAGCCGAATATAGGGCGATGGCTTCTGCTGCCTCTGAAGTTGCCTGGTTAGTCAGATTGCTTGAGGAGATTGGAGTCAAAAATGGGAAACCTATCACGCTCCATTGTGAGAACCAATCAGCACTCTACATTGCAAAGAACCCAGTCTACCATGAGCGCACTAAACACATCGAAATAGACTGCCACTTTACACGTGAGAAAGTTCTGGAAGGTCTGCTTCAGATGACATACAAGGTTCTGCC contains:
- the LOC130460899 gene encoding cytochrome c oxidase subunit 3-like, with translation MIESQRHSFHLVDPSPWPISGSLGALATTVGGVMYMHSFQGGATLLSLGLIFILYTMFVWWRDVLRESTLEGHHTKVVQLGLRYGFILFIVSEVMFFFAFFWAFSHSSLAPAVEIGGIWPPKGIWVLDPREIPFLNTLILLSSGAAVTWAHHAILAGKQKRAVYALVATVLLALVFTGFQGMEYYEAPFTISDSIYGSTFFLATGFHGFHVIIGTLFLIICGIRKYFGHLTKEHHVGFEAVAWYWHFVDVVWLFLFVSIYWWGGI